In one Bacteroides intestinalis DSM 17393 genomic region, the following are encoded:
- a CDS encoding efflux RND transporter periplasmic adaptor subunit, which produces MKKSIQLIALVAVALLGSCSGGEKDKATAEKVDEKPRVKLASVTARPVDQIQEYTATVQAEVKNNIAPSSPVRIDQIFVEVGDRVSKGQKLVQMDAANLKQAKFRLDNQEIEFKRTDELYKVGGTSKSEWDAAKMALDVQKTTYKNLLENTALLSPINGVVTARNYDNGDMYSGGEPVLVVEQITPVKLMINVSEGYFAKVKKGAPVAVKVDVYGDEEFEGTINLVYPTIDPNTRTFPVEVRLTNRDQKVRPGMFARVTLNFGTQDHVVVPDLAIVKRAGSGDRYVYVYKDGKVSYNKVELGRRMDTEYELISGVDNNSQVVIAGQSKLADGVEVEVEK; this is translated from the coding sequence ATGAAAAAAAGTATTCAATTAATTGCCTTGGTGGCAGTTGCTCTGCTGGGCTCATGCAGTGGTGGAGAGAAAGACAAGGCTACAGCCGAGAAGGTAGATGAAAAACCGAGAGTTAAACTGGCTTCTGTGACCGCACGTCCCGTAGACCAGATTCAGGAATATACCGCTACTGTTCAGGCAGAAGTGAAAAACAATATTGCTCCTTCTTCCCCGGTGCGTATTGACCAGATATTTGTGGAAGTGGGTGACCGTGTATCTAAGGGGCAGAAATTGGTACAGATGGACGCTGCCAACCTGAAGCAAGCTAAGTTCCGTCTGGATAATCAGGAAATAGAGTTCAAGCGTACCGACGAATTATATAAGGTAGGCGGTACTTCCAAATCCGAATGGGATGCAGCCAAGATGGCGTTGGACGTACAGAAGACTACGTATAAGAATCTGTTGGAAAATACCGCATTACTCAGCCCCATTAATGGTGTGGTAACGGCGCGTAATTACGATAATGGTGATATGTACAGTGGCGGCGAACCGGTATTGGTAGTGGAACAGATCACTCCGGTGAAACTGATGATCAACGTTTCCGAAGGCTACTTTGCGAAAGTAAAGAAGGGGGCTCCCGTAGCTGTTAAAGTAGATGTGTATGGTGACGAAGAGTTTGAAGGAACGATAAATCTGGTTTATCCGACCATTGATCCGAATACCCGTACTTTCCCTGTTGAAGTGCGTTTGACTAACCGCGACCAGAAAGTCCGTCCGGGTATGTTTGCCCGTGTAACGCTGAACTTCGGAACGCAGGATCACGTAGTTGTGCCCGATTTGGCTATCGTAAAACGTGCCGGTTCCGGCGACCGCTATGTTTATGTATATAAGGACGGGAAAGTTTCTTATAACAAAGTGGAACTGGGACGTCGTATGGATACGGAATATGAGTTGATTTCCGGTGTGGATAACAACTCGCAGGTAGTCATTGCAGGACAGTCCAAGTTGGCTGACGGGGTAGAAGTGGAAGTAGAGAAATAA